A single window of Montipora capricornis isolate CH-2021 chromosome 14, ASM3666992v2, whole genome shotgun sequence DNA harbors:
- the LOC138032867 gene encoding uncharacterized protein, translating into MCTIRLSSVYFVDWETTGKDFVKGVRFTTTQRDTKVHIFYNKSTPQAELPSDCEWIVKHPTLTCSAEASWTALLTYVLHFYTHISCNCSNSHCKIWSRRHVHTKYRANVVCGEEARYDELEAILKFNRIPVKIIKVGERTLLDLFQYSCSHCKIIFKTKKEAESHDQEKHNFLCTNLKCEKSKRKNGFFAKKELEEHLARQKRCAFCPEKLFCSARRLEEHMSKTHLRCDCSCGEFYENRDEYLQHYYSKLPLPCLEQPSCSERFPNIEFQAFHHKSVHGATYPYYCMACYKKKYLVCLKTAEELLNHVEDAKHQKDEFSFAQIPVQIALTGS; encoded by the coding sequence ATGTGTACAATTCGTTTATCATCCGTCTACTTTGTTGACTGGGAAacgactggaaaagattttgTAAAGGGAGTAAGGTTTACAACGACACAAAGAGACACAAAAGTTCATATATTTTACAACAAGAGCACGCCACAGGCTGAGTTGCCGAGTGATTGCGAATGGATCGTGAAGCACCCGACCTTGACGTGCTCGGCCGAAGCATCGTGGACGGCACTTCTCACGTACGTTTTGCATTTTTACACGCATATTTCCTGCAACTGTTCAAACAGCCACTGTAAAATTTGGTCTAGGCGTCACGTTCACACGAAATACAGGGCCAATGTGGTTTGTGGTGAAGAAGCGAGGTACGACGAACtggaagccatcttgaaattCAACAGAATTCCAGTGAAGATTATTAAAGTCGGAGAAAGAACTTTGTTGGACTTGTTTCAATATTCGTGTTCTCACTGCAAGATTATTTTTAAAACGAAGAAGGAGGCCGAATCTCATGACCAGGAAAAGCACAATTTCTTGTGCACGAATTTGAAGTGTGAAAAAAGTAAGCGAAAGAACGGCTTCTTCGCAAAAAAGGAATTAGAAGAACATTTAGCACGACAAAAAAGATGTGCTTTCTGTCCTGAGAAACTTTTTTGCTCTGCAAGAAGACTTGAAGAACACATGTCAAAAACACATCTTCGCTGCGACTGCAGTTGCGGCGAGTTTTACGAAAACAGAGACGAGTACTTGCAGCACTATTACAGTAAATTGCCGCTACCTTGTCTCGAGCAGCCGAGTTGTTCCGAGCGGTTTCCGAACATCGAGTTTCAAGCATTTCACCATAAGTCGGTCCACGGCGCTACATATCCCTATTACTGCATGGCCTGCTATAAAAAGAAATATCTAGTGTGCCTGAAAACCGCCGAGGAACTTCTTAACCATGTTGAAGATGCGAAACATCAAAAAGACGAATTTTCTTTTGCTCAAATACCGGTCCAAATCGCTCTGACGGGAAGCTAA
- the LOC138033872 gene encoding core histone macro-H2A.1-like isoform X2: MSGRGGKAAKRAKAVSRSAKAGLQFPVSRVHRYLRQATHHFRIASGAPVYQAAVMEYLTAEILELAGNAARDNKKTRIIPRHILLAVANDEELHQLLKGVTIASGGVLPNIHPELLKKRKGGKLVSSEELAAKKPKPSTGTNPGTSGKKMASPTKKASPVKKAPIPAGKGRKKGPAQKKGDKSGPGAGLAVLSEKTLFLGQKLTVIQGDISAVEADALVNPTNATFYLGGEVGSVLEKTGGDDFKDEVKKLSESHGPLELATAAISDAPNMHAQYVIHVHSPTWGNDQSTENLEKAVKNTLTLADEKNIKSIAFPSVGSGSNNFPKQTAAQTILKAISNYFVSVMASSLKQIYFVLSDAESIGCYTLELARLDS; encoded by the exons ATGTCTGGACGTGGAGGAAAAGCTGCAAAAAGGGCGAAAGCAGTTTCCCGGTCGGCTAAGGCAGGCCTTCAATTTCCAGTTAGCAGGGTTCACCGATATTTAAGGCAGGCAACACATCACTTTCGAATCGCCTCTGGTGCTCCAGTGTATCAAGCTGCCGTCATGGAATACTTGACGGCTGAGATTTTAGAACTCGCGGGAAATGCCGCAAGagataacaaaaaaacaagGATCATCCCAAGACATATTTTACTCGCCGTAGCCAACGACGAGGAACTCCATCAG TTGTTGAAAGGAGTTACCATTGCATCAGGTGGCGTCCTTCCCAATATCCACCCTGAACTCTTAAAGAAACGGAAAGGTGGAAAGCTTGTTTCATCAGAAGAACTAGCAGCAAAGAAACCAAAGCCAAGCACTGGTACAAATCCAGGGACCTCAGGAAAGAAAATGGCTAGCCCTACAAAGAAGGCATCTCCGGTTAAGAAGGCACCAATCCCTGCCGGCAAAGGCAGAAAGAAGGGG CCTGCGCAGAAGAAAGGAGACAAGTCAGGGCCTGGAGCAGGTCTTGCGGTTCTATCAGAGAAAACTCTCTTTTTGGGACAAAAG TTGACAGTCATTCAAGGAGACATTTCAGCAGTTGAAGCTGACGCCCTCGTCAATCCTACTAATGCAACTTTCTACTTGGGAGGTGAAGTAG GATCAGTGTTGGAGAAAACTGGTGGAGATGACTTTAAAGATGAGGTTAAGAAATTGTCAGAATCTCATGGACCTTTGGAACTAGCAACAG CTGCCATAAGTGACGCACCCAATATGCATGCTCAGTATGTTATCCACGTACACAGCCCTACTTGGGGGAATGATCAATCCACAGAAAACTTGGAGAAAGCTGTCAAAAACACATTGACACTAGCTGATGAGAAGAACATCAAATCCATTGCTTTCCCATCAGTTGGAAGTGGAAG TAACAACTTCCCGAAGCAGACAGCAGCTCAGACCATCCTCAAAGCCATCTCCAACTACTTTGTTTCCGTCATGGCGTCATCCCTGAAACAGATCTACTTTGTTCTTTCTGACGCTGAGTCTATAGGTTGTTATACTTTGGAACTAGCGCGCCTCGACTCGTAG
- the LOC138033872 gene encoding core histone macro-H2A.1-like isoform X1: protein MSGRGGKAAKRAKAVSRSAKAGLQFPVSRVHRYLRQATHHFRIASGAPVYQAAVMEYLTAEILELAGNAARDNKKTRIIPRHILLAVANDEELHQLLKGVTIASGGVLPNIHPELLKKRKGGKLVSSEELAAKKPKPSTGTNPGTSGKKMASPTKKASPVKKAPIPAGKGRKKGPAQKKGDKSGPGAGLAVLSEKTLFLGQKLTVIQGDISAVEADALVNPTNATFYLGGEVGSVLEKTGGDDFKDEVKKLSESHGPLELATAAISDAPNMHAQYVIHVHSPTWGNDQSTENLEKAVKNTLTLADEKNIKSIAFPSVGSGSSNNFPKQTAAQTILKAISNYFVSVMASSLKQIYFVLSDAESIGCYTLELARLDS from the exons ATGTCTGGACGTGGAGGAAAAGCTGCAAAAAGGGCGAAAGCAGTTTCCCGGTCGGCTAAGGCAGGCCTTCAATTTCCAGTTAGCAGGGTTCACCGATATTTAAGGCAGGCAACACATCACTTTCGAATCGCCTCTGGTGCTCCAGTGTATCAAGCTGCCGTCATGGAATACTTGACGGCTGAGATTTTAGAACTCGCGGGAAATGCCGCAAGagataacaaaaaaacaagGATCATCCCAAGACATATTTTACTCGCCGTAGCCAACGACGAGGAACTCCATCAG TTGTTGAAAGGAGTTACCATTGCATCAGGTGGCGTCCTTCCCAATATCCACCCTGAACTCTTAAAGAAACGGAAAGGTGGAAAGCTTGTTTCATCAGAAGAACTAGCAGCAAAGAAACCAAAGCCAAGCACTGGTACAAATCCAGGGACCTCAGGAAAGAAAATGGCTAGCCCTACAAAGAAGGCATCTCCGGTTAAGAAGGCACCAATCCCTGCCGGCAAAGGCAGAAAGAAGGGG CCTGCGCAGAAGAAAGGAGACAAGTCAGGGCCTGGAGCAGGTCTTGCGGTTCTATCAGAGAAAACTCTCTTTTTGGGACAAAAG TTGACAGTCATTCAAGGAGACATTTCAGCAGTTGAAGCTGACGCCCTCGTCAATCCTACTAATGCAACTTTCTACTTGGGAGGTGAAGTAG GATCAGTGTTGGAGAAAACTGGTGGAGATGACTTTAAAGATGAGGTTAAGAAATTGTCAGAATCTCATGGACCTTTGGAACTAGCAACAG CTGCCATAAGTGACGCACCCAATATGCATGCTCAGTATGTTATCCACGTACACAGCCCTACTTGGGGGAATGATCAATCCACAGAAAACTTGGAGAAAGCTGTCAAAAACACATTGACACTAGCTGATGAGAAGAACATCAAATCCATTGCTTTCCCATCAGTTGGAAGTGGAAG CAGTAACAACTTCCCGAAGCAGACAGCAGCTCAGACCATCCTCAAAGCCATCTCCAACTACTTTGTTTCCGTCATGGCGTCATCCCTGAAACAGATCTACTTTGTTCTTTCTGACGCTGAGTCTATAGGTTGTTATACTTTGGAACTAGCGCGCCTCGACTCGTAG
- the LOC138033188 gene encoding uncharacterized protein, producing MSLEPLAKDASENKLGIDKARSENGEILAKFNRALASIVITEGFPAQMGGVHGNLCHVPQKKLKLSSPVWYPDTPVHYALPAGFTHHFFLEPDRAIHDPQRSFLVPETESGILQTMKEYDEFEEWIDGSTKLRYSPYSREAQAHISGWAMKYTNNHNKFVLKKTCVGVLLCSKDCTLPNGLKIVVRPAISDKVRERQIGQNCPNASCSGTLAHRKCTGNNGYPVTHFWVHQEDGIYFESKGTHDHFRPQARRATPDRSSSSKQNSIKQEKEGDDNTDEKRESSTPSETKKCKSRKRQHSEQDNSSVREAEANRFPSQLSVGLLKGYSIDEEDQYVCLTLPESETLFHRSISQEQSNIGTYGKLYLLCQTFQDVVPGFNLLETRMISRNVMGWPVVMATLYKRGTKEGQINHMKTLARLCSTPGEDFLSPKWQMVIHDFSADQSQTITEAIVNMIINSQVQTLLRVFQYKSVSSLYKMLREKITSSLQSYETHFELCKREIVSRLQDPLLTMKFRDMSERLMESKCTAQEYVSTDCMLSGGLFGSVIREFWNFWGSSIVAPKVFSVAAELVGNREKADQWQKRQAGLDFPEDLKKVTLQHMSDVVVTWCHYQSDHWPKSVVQESMANFSHLRPAQKGLRYNIERPGSAFHRPVTYTSFHVPRFHWM from the exons ATGAGTTTGGAGCCACTAGCAAAAGACGCAAGCGAGAACAAACTTGGAATCG ATAAAGCACGCAGTGAAAACGGAGAAATCTTAGCAAAGTTTAACCGTGCGCTGGCTTCAATCGTTATTACCGAAGG TTTTCCGGCTCAAATGGGAGGAGTCCATGGCAATCTATGCCACGTTCCACAAAAAAAGCTCAAGTTATC GTCTCCAGTGTGGTACCCAGATACTCCAGTTCATTATGCACTGCCTGCAGGGTTCACACATCACTTCTTTCTGGAGCCTGATCGAGCCATACACGATCCACAAAGATCTTTTCTAGTCCCGGAAACTGAAAGCGGAATTTTGCAA ACCATGAAAGAATATGACGAATTTGAGGAATGGATTGATGGATCAACAAAACTGCGCTACTCGCCCTACAGCAGAGAGGCTCAGGCCCACATCTCAGGATGGGCCATGAAATACACAAACAACCACAACAAATTTGTGCTAAAAAAGACATGCGTTGGCGTGTTGCTCTGCAGTAAAGACTGCACCCTGCCCAATGGACTCAAGATTGTTGTGAGGCCAGCTATTTCTGATAAGG TTCGTGAAAGACAAATTGGGCAAAACTGCCCCAATGCCAGCTGCTCAGGGACACTCGCTCATAGGAAATGCACAG GAAATAACGGCTACCCTGTTACACATTTCTGGGTACATCAAGAAGACGGTATTTATTTCGAGTCAAAAGGAACCCATGATCATTTCAGACCGCAAGCAAGAAGGGCAACGCCCGATAGGAGCTCATCCAGTAAACAAAATAGCATTAAGCAGGAGAAAGAGGGAGACGATAATACGGACGAGAAACGAGAG AGTTCTACACCATCAGAGACAAAGAAATGCAAGTCTAGGAAACGCCAACACTCCGAACAGGATAATTCATCGGTAAGGGAAGCAGAGGCAAACCGCTTCCCATCACAGCTCTCAGTAGGCCTACTTAAGGGTTACTCAATCGATGAGGAAGATCAATATGTCTGTTTAACGCTTCCCGAATCAGAGACTCTGTTCCACCGAAGTATATCACAGGAGCAAAGCAACATCGGCACATACGGAAAACTATACTTACTTTGCCAAACATTTCAAGACGTCGTTCCCGGATTTAATTTGCTAGAGACCCGTATGATATCTAGAAACGTCATGGGATGGCCTGTCGTTATGGCAACGCTTTACAAACGAGGGACGAAGGAAGGACAAATAAATCACATGAAAACGTTGGCTCGTTTGTGTTCAACGCCCGGGGAGGATTTCCTTTCACCCAAG TGGCAAATGGTCATTCACGACTTCTCCGCTGACCAGTCCCAAACGATAACGGAGGCTATTGTAAACATGATAATCAATTCGCAAGTCCAAACACTTTTGAGAGTGTTTCAGTACAAGAGCGTGAGTTCGCTGTACAAAATGCTACGAGAAAAGATAACCAGCAGTCTACAGAGCTACGAAACACATTTTGAACTCTGCAAACGCGAAATTGTCTCCAGGCTCCAGGATCCCTTGCTCACGATGAAGTTCCGTGACATGTCGGAGAGGCTCATGGAAAGCAAGTGTACCGCGCAGGAATACGTCAGTACAGATTGTATGCTATCAG GCGGCCTCTTCGGTTCGGTGATTCGCGAGTTTTGGAACTTCTGGGGAAGCAGCATTGTCGCTCCAAAAGTGTTTTCTGTGGCTGCTGAACTTGTTGGCAACCGAGAAAAGGCAGATCAGTGGCAGAAGAGACAAGCAG GCCTTGACTTTCCTGAAGATCTAAAAAAGGTTACCTTACAGCATATGAGTGACGTGGTTGTCACGTGGTGTCACTATCAGTCTGATCATTGGCCGAAATCAG TTGTTCAAGAAAGCATGGCCAATTTCTCACATCTAAGACCGGCACAGAAGGGACTACGTTACAATATCGAAAGACCAGGGTCAGCATTTCATCGGCCGGTGACATATACGAGTTTTCATGTTCCCAGATTTCACTGGATGTGA
- the LOC138032957 gene encoding uncharacterized protein, translating to MHAKYFLLDWETNGERCLEGMSISPQAQFYFHFYVFYRSKELPAKLLPQFRFLHVPNKTIIASFEKMDWKALSSKLIAKDPSVRIQEKRDIILVSTEPELVFNSLMQILNTEGVGYKTVATEELKFMDEFKSKCVKCRMVFRDKKELKRHEERFCGYFDGCLIQKKNRKVGFTSEGSEFEERIPDADKCGLCTANCLLTYCPHRSRKQDMKIVHKTTYVGKTHPCWSKHDTDEFTAHFFYGYDVLPCLARIGCARTFRTIQEQAHHHVTDHGCHKPYFCAVCHKMLKVKCFESENELLLHGKLEGHCEPEFSFA from the coding sequence ATGCACGCCAAGTATTTTCTGCTCGATTGGGAAACCAATGGAGAGCGCTGTTTGGAAGGAATGTCAATATCTCCTCAAGCGCAATTTTACTTCCACTTTTATGTGTTTTATCGAAGCAAGGAGCTGCCGGCGAAATTGCTTCCTCAATTTAGATTTCTACACGTGCCCAACAAAACAATCATTGCCTCTTTTGAGAAAATGGATTGGAAAGCCTTGTCATCAAAGCTCATCGCGAAGGATCCAAGCGTTCGTATCCAAGAGAAACGAGATATAATTTTGGTTTCTACCGAGCCAGAGCTCGTTTTTAATTCCTTGATGCAGATCTTAAACACAGAGGGAGTGGGTTACAAGACCGTAGCTACAGAGGAATTAAAATTTATGGACGAATTTAAATCCAAATGTGTCAAGTGCCGGATGGTATTCCGTGACAAGAAGGAGCTGAAGAGACACGAGGAGAGATTCTGCGGTTACTTTGATGGTTGTCTAATACagaaaaagaacagaaaagTGGGATTTACAAGCGAGGGGTCAGAGTTTGAAGAACGCATCCCAGACGCGGACAAATGCGGTCTTTGCACGGCCAACTGCTTACTTACATATTGTCCTCATAGGAGCAgaaaacaagatatgaaaatcgTTCACAAGACGACATACGTCGGCAAGACGCATCCATGCTGGAGCAAACACGATACTGACGAATTTACAGCTCATTTTTTCTATGGGTACGATGTTCTGCCATGTTTGGCGCGGATTGGCTGCGCGCGCACCTTTCGAACAATTCAGGAGCAGGCTCACCATCACGTGACCGATCACGGCTGCCACAAGCCCTACTTTTGCGCCGTGTGTCACAAGATGTTGAAGGTGAAGtgttttgaaagcgaaaatgaaTTGTTGCTGCATGGTAAACTCGAGGGTCACTGTGAACCAGAATTCTCTTTTGCATAG